A region of Brevinema andersonii DNA encodes the following proteins:
- the gmk gene encoding guanylate kinase — protein sequence MEIAQKKIIVISGPSGVGKTTLYKQMLEFFSEMIGFSISATTRPMRNGEICGKDYYFLDKQHFHRLIEQGAFVEWEQVHGNYYGTLKTELDRICHEGKHCLLDLDVKGGVHIKEIFGVQSFLIFIAPPSIEELEKRLKLRGTNDERSIQYRLKNAWEEIHKQNHYDYVLVNKDINESLNRLETCIRSIIKA from the coding sequence ATGGAAATTGCGCAGAAAAAAATCATTGTTATTTCGGGGCCGAGCGGCGTAGGAAAAACCACCCTCTATAAACAAATGCTAGAATTTTTTTCCGAAATGATCGGTTTTTCGATTTCTGCAACAACTCGTCCCATGCGAAACGGTGAAATTTGCGGGAAAGACTATTATTTTCTTGACAAACAACATTTTCACAGATTGATCGAGCAAGGAGCTTTTGTCGAATGGGAACAAGTTCATGGTAACTATTATGGCACCCTCAAAACCGAACTCGACCGTATTTGTCATGAAGGAAAGCATTGTCTTTTAGACCTTGATGTCAAAGGTGGAGTTCATATTAAAGAAATTTTTGGAGTGCAGTCCTTTCTGATTTTCATTGCACCGCCGTCTATAGAAGAACTTGAAAAACGTTTAAAACTTCGTGGTACCAACGACGAACGAAGTATTCAGTACAGGCTGAAAAACGCCTGGGAAGAAATCCACAAACAAAATCATTACGATTATGTACTTGTTAACAAAGATATCAACGAAAGTCTAAACAGACTCGAAACATGCATTCGATCAATCATTAAAGCTTGA
- a CDS encoding exopolysaccharide biosynthesis polyprenyl glycosylphosphotransferase has translation MRKMPQFYLIRKIFFLSLSDYCAYAIALSLAIKIRLFFPYVLPWDFPAINIAAYSVTEADIFPLLIGIIFFIHNLYQKRWTFWEETIIIWKALFVSFLISYLVLFNFSQVFIQVSRVIIIITFLLMTVLVPLFRLILKKILYLVGFWRYSVVLSCKMQDIKEMIRIAEIFAQDTYLGFEPRYFFIPDADIDHYHFLRKKIPVFHSVDEVAKKHCGSVFVIGESLLGQSILIESLYSRFRRVFVIPDHSLGLINAGVQYLFSERLFIINLENKLNSLTARLFKDAMDFTLGIIITILCMPLFFVVGLAVKLGSKGPIFYRQSRIGRGGKPFKIWKFRTMYQDADKKLNTLLAQNHELKKEWDTYFKLNNDPRITPIGHFLRKYSLDEFPQLFNVLAGEMSLIGPRPFVKGEIEDLNPTLLPLYAQVKPGLTGLWQVSGRNDTDRLDRMKIDVWYMQNWHPSLDILILLNTPKAVLTARGAK, from the coding sequence ATGCGTAAAATGCCACAATTTTACCTTATCCGAAAAATTTTCTTTCTATCACTCAGTGACTATTGTGCTTATGCCATAGCTTTATCTCTTGCCATTAAAATACGATTGTTTTTCCCTTATGTTTTACCGTGGGATTTTCCTGCCATCAACATTGCCGCTTATTCAGTCACGGAAGCAGATATTTTTCCTTTGCTTATCGGCATCATTTTTTTTATCCACAACCTCTATCAAAAACGCTGGACTTTTTGGGAAGAAACTATTATTATTTGGAAGGCACTATTTGTTTCTTTTTTAATTTCTTATCTAGTATTATTTAACTTCAGCCAGGTTTTCATACAAGTAAGTCGCGTCATTATTATCATTACATTTCTCTTGATGACTGTATTAGTACCATTATTCCGGCTGATACTTAAAAAAATTCTATATTTAGTCGGCTTTTGGCGTTACAGCGTGGTGTTGTCCTGTAAAATGCAGGATATCAAAGAAATGATCCGCATCGCTGAAATTTTCGCACAGGATACGTATTTAGGCTTTGAACCGAGATACTTTTTTATACCCGACGCAGACATTGATCACTATCATTTTTTAAGAAAAAAAATACCCGTTTTCCATTCGGTAGACGAAGTAGCCAAAAAACATTGTGGTTCGGTTTTCGTGATTGGAGAGTCTCTTTTGGGGCAGAGTATTTTGATTGAATCGCTTTACAGCAGATTTCGAAGGGTATTTGTTATTCCAGATCACAGTTTAGGACTCATCAACGCTGGAGTTCAATATCTATTCTCAGAACGTTTATTCATCATCAACCTTGAAAACAAACTCAATTCACTGACTGCACGCTTGTTTAAAGATGCTATGGATTTCACATTAGGCATTATTATCACAATACTATGTATGCCTTTATTTTTTGTAGTGGGGCTAGCTGTCAAACTGGGCTCAAAAGGTCCGATTTTCTACCGCCAAAGCCGCATTGGACGCGGCGGCAAGCCATTCAAAATTTGGAAGTTTCGCACCATGTATCAAGATGCCGATAAAAAACTTAATACGCTACTTGCTCAAAACCATGAATTAAAAAAAGAATGGGACACCTATTTCAAATTAAATAACGATCCACGTATCACGCCGATCGGCCATTTCCTTCGTAAATATAGCTTAGATGAATTTCCACAGTTGTTCAACGTTTTAGCAGGCGAAATGAGCCTCATTGGACCTCGTCCTTTTGTTAAAGGAGAAATTGAAGATCTCAACCCTACACTCCTTCCACTTTATGCTCAAGTAAAACCAGGACTAACAGGCTTATGGCAGGTCAGTGGACGCAATGATACAGACAGGCTTGACCGCATGAAAATAGATGTCTGGTATATGCAAAACTGGCATCCAAGTTTGGATATTCTTATTCTTCTGAACACACCTAAAGCTGTTTTAACAGCACGCGGTGCAAAATAA
- the nadE gene encoding NAD(+) synthase: MKISIAQLNPKLGDFLGNQKKIRTAISRALEENANILILPFGAVTGFPLGNLTLSEDFRNTTKASLEAIARETEGNNLSIFSGGEEVFSNGQVHYGQFSSKHPGQRHIPFPAMFQKENIEVFVNLGPKIFEKNVPEAHEIELRILAGEKKAWVFDINLAGATDELIFSGLSTVIRPDGEIAARLKFAEEDFITLDINSPQTYRIEPIPAGEEILYKALITGIRNYFEKNNFLNILISVSGGIDSALVAALAVAAVGKEKISAVYLPSHFSSEISTNEARNLCNNLDIHLQEISIENLYNTFLNELSFLHNRVWKENIQARIRGSIVMSIANDTNALVLATGNKTEVAMGYCTLYGDTCGGLAPILDLLKTEVRALSRYINRDHIIIPEQIITRPPSAELHEGQEDEHSLPNYEFLDQVLYLHCEENLDFHQISERLGRPEDVRKIFTLLYRSEYKRRQTAIGLKISKRYFGLDWHVPCTVGLWF, encoded by the coding sequence ATGAAAATTTCGATAGCTCAACTCAATCCAAAATTAGGAGATTTTTTAGGAAATCAAAAAAAAATTCGCACAGCCATTAGCCGTGCCCTTGAAGAAAATGCTAATATTTTAATTTTACCTTTCGGAGCTGTAACAGGATTTCCGCTGGGAAATTTAACTCTTTCCGAAGATTTTAGAAACACCACTAAAGCCTCCCTTGAAGCAATCGCCCGCGAAACAGAAGGTAATAATTTATCGATATTTTCAGGTGGAGAAGAGGTTTTTTCCAACGGACAGGTGCATTATGGACAATTCTCATCGAAGCATCCTGGGCAACGTCACATCCCTTTTCCAGCAATGTTCCAAAAAGAAAATATTGAAGTTTTCGTCAATCTGGGGCCGAAAATTTTCGAGAAAAATGTACCTGAAGCTCATGAAATCGAATTACGTATTCTTGCAGGCGAAAAAAAAGCTTGGGTTTTTGATATCAATCTAGCTGGTGCAACAGACGAATTAATTTTTTCTGGACTCAGCACGGTGATTCGTCCTGATGGCGAAATTGCTGCTCGCTTAAAGTTTGCTGAAGAAGATTTTATCACTCTTGATATCAATAGTCCACAAACCTACCGCATTGAACCAATCCCTGCAGGAGAAGAAATTCTTTACAAAGCCCTCATAACAGGTATCCGTAATTACTTTGAAAAAAATAATTTTTTAAACATTCTTATTTCTGTCAGTGGAGGTATTGATTCAGCATTAGTTGCAGCTTTAGCCGTTGCAGCGGTCGGCAAGGAGAAAATTTCGGCTGTTTATCTGCCATCACATTTTTCTTCAGAAATTAGCACTAATGAAGCTCGAAATTTATGTAATAATTTAGATATTCACCTCCAAGAAATCAGTATTGAAAATCTTTACAATACATTTCTAAACGAACTTTCATTCTTGCACAATAGAGTTTGGAAGGAAAATATTCAAGCTCGGATTCGAGGTTCAATTGTTATGAGCATTGCCAACGATACTAATGCACTAGTCCTCGCAACTGGAAACAAAACCGAAGTCGCAATGGGTTACTGTACACTTTATGGCGATACCTGTGGAGGATTAGCTCCTATTTTGGATCTGCTCAAAACCGAAGTCCGAGCTTTATCACGCTACATCAATAGAGATCACATTATTATCCCTGAACAGATCATCACAAGACCTCCCAGTGCCGAACTCCATGAGGGGCAGGAAGACGAACATAGTTTACCTAATTATGAATTTCTTGATCAGGTTTTGTATCTGCATTGTGAAGAAAATCTCGATTTTCATCAGATTTCCGAACGACTCGGGCGACCGGAAGATGTCCGAAAAATTTTCACACTACTATACCGCAGCGAATACAAACGCCGCCAAACCGCAATCGGACTCAAAATATCCAAACGTTACTTTGGACTTGATTGGCACGTTCCGTGTACTGTTGGCTTGTGGTTCTAG
- the nagE gene encoding N-acetylglucosamine-specific PTS transporter subunit IIBC, which translates to MFGYLQRIGKSLMVPVAVLPAAAVLMGIGYWIDPVSWGGNNIFAALLIKSGASLIDNMGILFAVGVAYGMAKDRDGAAALTGLTAWLVVTTLLSPAVVAQLKGIPLEEVSLAFGKIQNQFIGILCGIISAEIYNHFYRTELPAALAFFSGKRLAPIITAAVMVLVSFLLMYVWPAVFSGLVVFGIAISKLGAAGAGIYGFLNRILLPVGLHHALNAVFWFDLAGINDIGNFWSGNGVKGVTGMYQAGFFPIMMFGLVGACLAFVSTAHPERKKQVASIMLAAGFASFFTGVTEPIEFSFMFLAPGLYVLHAVLTGLSLFIAAMIQATAGFGFSAGLIDFILSSRLPLANKPYLLLLQGLVFFAVYFVLFRLLIQWLNLQTPGREDDFDEILIETGGQYSEIARRIFDALGGNDNIGTLDYCATRLRFGLIDSSKIDEQTIKSVALGILKPDNKSAQIIIGPNVQFVADEIKKLLKS; encoded by the coding sequence ATGTTTGGATATCTTCAGCGTATAGGAAAGTCGTTAATGGTGCCTGTTGCTGTACTGCCTGCTGCGGCAGTTTTGATGGGCATTGGCTACTGGATTGATCCGGTGTCTTGGGGGGGAAATAATATTTTTGCGGCACTTCTGATCAAATCAGGGGCTTCGTTGATCGATAATATGGGGATTTTATTTGCTGTAGGCGTTGCCTATGGTATGGCCAAAGACCGTGACGGAGCTGCGGCTCTTACGGGTTTGACGGCTTGGCTTGTAGTGACAACGCTGTTATCTCCGGCTGTGGTAGCCCAGCTGAAGGGGATTCCTCTTGAAGAAGTGTCGCTGGCTTTTGGCAAGATTCAAAACCAATTCATTGGAATTTTGTGCGGTATTATCTCTGCCGAAATTTACAACCACTTCTACCGCACCGAGCTGCCTGCTGCTTTGGCGTTTTTTTCCGGCAAACGGCTGGCTCCCATTATTACTGCAGCTGTGATGGTGCTGGTTTCGTTTTTGCTGATGTATGTGTGGCCAGCTGTGTTTTCAGGATTGGTAGTATTTGGGATTGCTATTTCCAAACTCGGTGCGGCTGGGGCCGGGATTTACGGTTTTCTCAACCGTATTCTTCTTCCAGTCGGGCTGCACCATGCTCTGAATGCAGTGTTTTGGTTTGATCTTGCCGGCATCAACGATATCGGCAACTTCTGGTCGGGCAACGGCGTCAAAGGTGTTACCGGAATGTACCAGGCAGGCTTTTTCCCGATCATGATGTTCGGATTGGTAGGAGCTTGTTTGGCGTTTGTGTCGACTGCCCACCCCGAAAGAAAAAAACAAGTTGCATCTATTATGCTTGCAGCTGGATTTGCATCGTTTTTCACCGGTGTCACTGAACCGATAGAGTTTTCATTTATGTTTCTAGCTCCTGGGTTGTATGTCCTGCATGCTGTGCTGACTGGATTGTCCTTATTTATTGCAGCGATGATTCAAGCAACAGCAGGCTTTGGGTTTTCTGCGGGACTGATAGACTTTATTTTATCGTCGCGCCTTCCCTTGGCCAACAAGCCGTATCTTCTACTTCTGCAAGGGCTGGTGTTTTTTGCAGTGTATTTTGTTTTGTTTCGCCTGTTGATCCAGTGGCTTAATCTCCAAACACCAGGACGTGAGGATGATTTTGATGAAATTTTAATTGAAACAGGTGGACAATATTCTGAAATTGCGCGCAGGATTTTTGATGCGCTCGGTGGAAATGACAATATCGGTACGCTTGATTATTGTGCAACGCGTTTGCGATTTGGTTTGATTGACAGTTCGAAAATTGATGAACAAACAATAAAAAGTGTTGCTTTAGGAATTTTAAAGCCTGATAATAAATCTGCTCAGATTATTATCGGTCCAAATGTTCAGTTTGTAGCTGATGAAATAAAAAAATTACTTAAATCCTAA
- a CDS encoding YicC/YloC family endoribonuclease: protein MIRGMTGQASLRFSHNTFDAEMEIRSVNSRYFEFRAKLPARFSQFEMEARKIVYATLQRGKIDLSLRITEKDSTGSTTLINIEAAKSHLRETKKMCEELEIPFSITAREILSLPHVLNCENVEIGEDVILFLGSKLQELINLMLPMMLVEAENTIEDVKASLNSIETALTVIKERYPQALARYKEALAQRVTEITQAKPPEERLSIEVEIFAGRTAINEEIIRLQSHIGMMKDILVQKKHGGSKELDFIAQEMNRETNTIAAKSSDFGITEQTIFIKSEIEKMREHFRNIV from the coding sequence ATGATTCGAGGTATGACAGGACAGGCATCATTAAGATTTTCTCATAATACGTTCGATGCTGAAATGGAAATTCGAAGCGTGAATTCACGTTATTTTGAGTTTCGTGCGAAATTACCGGCACGTTTTTCTCAGTTTGAGATGGAAGCACGGAAGATTGTTTACGCAACACTCCAACGTGGCAAAATAGATCTTAGCCTTCGGATAACAGAAAAAGATAGTACAGGATCAACAACACTTATCAACATTGAAGCTGCTAAATCTCACTTAAGGGAAACGAAAAAAATGTGCGAGGAATTAGAAATTCCATTTTCGATAACAGCGCGGGAAATTCTTTCGTTGCCGCATGTACTTAATTGTGAAAATGTTGAAATTGGAGAAGATGTGATTCTTTTTTTAGGATCGAAGCTTCAAGAATTGATTAATTTAATGCTGCCTATGATGTTGGTAGAGGCAGAAAATACTATCGAAGATGTAAAAGCATCATTAAATTCCATCGAAACCGCTTTAACGGTGATTAAAGAACGTTATCCTCAAGCGCTCGCGCGGTACAAAGAGGCTCTCGCTCAACGTGTGACCGAAATAACACAAGCCAAACCCCCAGAAGAACGGCTTAGCATTGAAGTGGAGATTTTTGCAGGCCGGACAGCAATTAATGAAGAGATTATCAGGCTTCAAAGCCATATCGGTATGATGAAAGATATTCTTGTTCAGAAAAAACACGGTGGCTCAAAAGAGCTTGACTTTATTGCCCAAGAAATGAACAGAGAAACAAATACAATTGCAGCGAAGTCTTCAGATTTCGGGATTACAGAGCAAACTATTTTCATCAAAAGCGAAATAGAAAAAATGCGTGAACATTTCCGGAATATTGTTTAG